The sequence ATCGTCGATCCCTGCGGATTGCGGCTCCGTCCCCCCGCCCTCCAGCGCCTCCTCGAGGGCCCCTGCGTAGGCATCCAGATCACCTGTCCCCACCAGCAGCCCCCTGCCCCGGTGTGTCACCAATTCCCCGATGCCGCCCACATCGGTGCTGACAACCCTCAGGCCGCTGGCCATCGCCTCGAGGATCACGTTGGGGAAACCCTCGTTGTGGCTCGAGAGGCAGAGCAAGTCCGCCGCGTTCATCCATCGGGCCACCTCCCGGGGAACCTCGCGCCCGCGCAGATCCACGTTTGTCACGGAATGGGCTGCGGCTACCGCATCCTGCATGGTGGGGCGCAAGGGCCCGTCCCCGATGAGCACCAGCCTGGCAGGGGGCATGCCGCGAGCTGCGCGCCGCCGGTTGAGCTCGGCATGCGCCCGGATCAGGAACATGGGGTTCTTCACGGGCAGGTAGTTGCCCACGAAAAGCAGCACCGGCAGCTGCGGATCGAGACCCAGCTCCCGGCGGGCGCCATCGCGCTCGCGCGGCCGGAAAGTTCCGGTGTCCACGCCGTTGTAGATGACCTTGAGGGAGCCCTCCGCAACGCCCGCTTCCTGCAGGCGGTGCGCCAGGTTGCCGCTGCGGCAGATGACCGCCGAGCTGCGGCTGATCGCGGAAACGATACTGCGTCGCCTCGCCGGGATACGGAGATAGCCATGGGTGTCCGTCCCCTGGGTAACGAGGACGAGGGGCAATCGGTGCCGCCCCGCAAGCCGCGCAACCGCACAACCGTCCGGATAGAGCCAGGAGCAAAGCACCGCCTCCGGCCTGAAATCCTTCACAAGCCTCGCAAAGGCGGGTGCCATCGCCATGGCCATCAGGCGGTCGTTGCACCAGCTTCCCACCTTCGGCACGTACGGGCAGCCCACATAGCGCGGGGAGAAGGCCAGATCCTCCCCCCTGGGAAGGGCTCCCTCCCTCCGCCAGGGCGGCATGGCCGGGCGCGGGCTGAGGACACGGATTTCCCATCCGGAGCCGAGGGAATGCAGCAGGGTGGAGTTGTCCAGCCCGCGGATGGGGTTTGCGGAATCCGGGAAAAGGTTGGATACGAAGAGCAGGCGTTTCATGGTGCTGTGCATTTCCTGGGAAGCCCGCCCGCCCGGCACGGCGGGAAGACGCTTCGGGAATCGAGGCCCGCGGAACGGAGATTGGTTGCCATCGTTCTGACTTTCAGGTTGCCAACGGCAGGAACTTCTCCTGCCATCGTGGCGGCCGAGGCAATGACATGTCCCGCTCCCGGACGCAATCCCAATGCTTTTCAACAGTTACACATTTTGGATCTTCTTCGGCCTCGTTGCATTGCTTTACCGCTTCCTGGATCACAGGCGGCGGAACCACCTCCTCCTCCTTGCCAGCTACGTTTTCTATGGATACTGGGACTGGCGCTTCCTCGGGCTCATCGCAATCTCCACGTTGATCGACTTCGTGGCCGCACAGAGGATCGCGGATGCGGAGGGGCACGCCCGCAGGCGCAAAGCCTGGCTGATGGTCTCCATATCCGCTAACCTCGGGCTGCTAGGGATTTTCAAATACCTCGGGTTTTTCGTCACGGAATTCAACACGCTCATGGAGCGGATCGGGTTAGCCGGCCCCTTGCCGGGGATTGACCTCATACTTCCTGTCGGCATCTCCTTCTACACCTTCCAGACGCTCAGCTACACCATCGATGTCTATCGGGGCCACACGCAACCGGCCCGCGGCCTCATGGACTTCTCGCTTTATGTCACCTTTTTCCCGCAGCTTGTCGCCGGGCCGATCGAACGCTCATCGCACCTGCTGCCACAGGTCGTGAACCCCCGCAAGCCGCTCGACGGCGAGCGTTTCCGGGAAGGGCTCTACTACGTGCTCAACGGGCTGTTCCGCAAGGTGGTGATCGCGGACAACATGGCCCTGATCGCAAACCATGTGTTCTCACAGCCTCCGGGGGAGCTCAGCGGCTGGCAGGTGATGCTGGGCGTGTATGCGTTCGCATTCCAGATCTACGGTGATTTCTCAGGCTATTCCTCGATCGCCCAGGGCACGGCAAAATGGCTCGGGTTCGACCTGATGGACAATTTCCGCAACCCGTATTTCGCGAAGTCTCCGCAGGAATTCTGGCAACGCTGGCATATCAGCCTCTCCAGCTGGCTGCGGGACTACCTGTACATCCCGCTGGGCGGCAACCGCAACGGCACCATCCTGACGTACCGGAACCTCACCCTCACCATGTTGCTCGGCGGCCTCTGGCACGGGGCGGCCTGGACTTTCGTGATCTGGGGCGCGATTCACGGCCTCTGGCTGGCAGCCCACCGACTCGCCACAAGCGGGCGCGGGAGGGACGGCAAGGCGGTGCGCGGCGGGAAGCCATGGGCGCTCGCAAGGATGCTGGTGACCTTCCACATCGTCTGCCTGTGCTGGCTGTTCTTCCGCGCTGACTCGGCCGGCCAGGCGGTCTCGATGCTCGGCCAACTCTCGCTCGGCGGATGGCAGTGGGGTGCTTTGGAGAACGGGATCGCCTCGCTGATGGCGCTCTATCTGGCGCCCTTGCTCGCCTATGAGTTCTGGTGCGAGCGCAAGGGCGACCTGCTCGCCCTGACCCGGGCACATTGGGGCTGGCGGGCGGCGGCCTACCTCTACATCCTTTGGATGATCCTGTTCTTCGGATCCCCGGTTCAGCAGGAGTTCATCTATTTCAGGTTCTGAGCAAAAATGACTGAGGAAACAACCAACGCGAACACCGTCAGCCCGGCCAGGGATGAATGGAAGGTGCTCTTCGTGCTTGCGATATCCCTGCTGCTCATGGAGGGCTTGGTGCGCTGCTTTGCCGGATCGCTTTCCATCGATCTCCGCAACACCATCGCAACGCCTCAGACATCGGAGCGCATCGCCCGCGCTCCCGGCAATGTCCGGACGATACTTGTGGTTGGCAACTCGCTGGCGCGGCGCGGCGTGGACACCGCCTTGCTCGGCGGCGGGGAGCACCCGGCCGAGGTGGAGGTCTTCGCACCGGACGGCAGTTCCGTCGCGCAGTGGGACTGGGGTGTGAAACGATATTTCGCAAATGCCGGGGCGCAT comes from Akkermansiaceae bacterium and encodes:
- a CDS encoding glycosyltransferase translates to MKRLLFVSNLFPDSANPIRGLDNSTLLHSLGSGWEIRVLSPRPAMPPWRREGALPRGEDLAFSPRYVGCPYVPKVGSWCNDRLMAMAMAPAFARLVKDFRPEAVLCSWLYPDGCAVARLAGRHRLPLVLVTQGTDTHGYLRIPARRRSIVSAISRSSAVICRSGNLAHRLQEAGVAEGSLKVIYNGVDTGTFRPRERDGARRELGLDPQLPVLLFVGNYLPVKNPMFLIRAHAELNRRRAARGMPPARLVLIGDGPLRPTMQDAVAAAHSVTNVDLRGREVPREVARWMNAADLLCLSSHNEGFPNVILEAMASGLRVVSTDVGGIGELVTHRGRGLLVGTGDLDAYAGALEEALEGGGTEPQSAGIDDWSWAGAAKKYAEVIESAIQAPACVRM
- a CDS encoding MBOAT family protein; protein product: MLFNSYTFWIFFGLVALLYRFLDHRRRNHLLLLASYVFYGYWDWRFLGLIAISTLIDFVAAQRIADAEGHARRRKAWLMVSISANLGLLGIFKYLGFFVTEFNTLMERIGLAGPLPGIDLILPVGISFYTFQTLSYTIDVYRGHTQPARGLMDFSLYVTFFPQLVAGPIERSSHLLPQVVNPRKPLDGERFREGLYYVLNGLFRKVVIADNMALIANHVFSQPPGELSGWQVMLGVYAFAFQIYGDFSGYSSIAQGTAKWLGFDLMDNFRNPYFAKSPQEFWQRWHISLSSWLRDYLYIPLGGNRNGTILTYRNLTLTMLLGGLWHGAAWTFVIWGAIHGLWLAAHRLATSGRGRDGKAVRGGKPWALARMLVTFHIVCLCWLFFRADSAGQAVSMLGQLSLGGWQWGALENGIASLMALYLAPLLAYEFWCERKGDLLALTRAHWGWRAAAYLYILWMILFFGSPVQQEFIYFRF